One part of the Lytechinus pictus isolate F3 Inbred chromosome 3, Lp3.0, whole genome shotgun sequence genome encodes these proteins:
- the LOC129255402 gene encoding peroxisomal acyl-coenzyme A oxidase 1-like, whose translation MVASRMESHGRGQDLKTSPGVIIHPDIQKERDLATFQKDEVTLFLFDGLKALERKRYIESIIASDPHFDQTGRCTLTSKEAFDRSIKRSVRWVAVKEKYNLNEPDDDAALGRCMNQDVGLFIHLLMFIPTIDRLGTEEQKVKWLPLARQYKIIGTYAQTELGHGTNLNCLETTATYDEKTQEFILNCPSLTAMKWWPGGLAKSCTHVILTAQLIVKGKTYGPHCFIVQVRSLETHQPLPGMTLGDIGRKSSFDAIGNGFLIMDHVRIPRLNMLMKYAEVTPNGEYKRLGNPKVTYGSMILVRTKIVEAASYEIAKAITVATRYSVIRRQGSIEKNGPEVPILDYQTQQHKLFPGIAAAYAFKFVSLQLKPLYQENEKNLQKLNFSLLPELHALASGLKALTTREATLHIESCRFACGGHGVMLQSGLPDMYNKFSAACTYEGENTVLLLQVAGFLMKTLSKAQTGESIQGLGAYLTEEPKNSWSCDQPDQSLNAHLILDAYKHRAQWLTHKAGEQLAQMMGQGLSQQQAWNKSSIDLVKASHAHTQYFIVKCFFEGVQHVEVSHDTSTILNTLSFLYAIYHMEQNSGEFIADGYMTNDQLSWLHCHYLELLAVIRPNAVALVDAFDIRDEFLQSTLGSYDGNVYQRMYEYAKTSPRNRTEVHETYYKYIRPLLKGMIAKL comes from the exons AGTCTATCATTGCTAGCGACCCTCACTTTGATCAAACTGGTAGATGTACACTGACCTCTAAAGAAGCTTTTGATCGATCAATCAAAAGATCTGTGAGATGGGTTGCTGTCAAAGAAAAGTATAACCTTAATGAACCAGATGATGATGCAGCTTTAGGAAG GTGTATGAACCAAGATGTGGGTTTGTTCATTCATCTGCTGATGTTCATTCCAACCATTGATAGACTAGGAACTGAAGAACAGAAAGTGAAATGGTTACCTCTAGCTagacaatacaaaataataggAACCTATGCACAGACAGAACTTGGTCATG GTACCAATTTGAATTGTTTGGAAACTACTGCCACATATGATGAGAAGACACAAGAATTTATTCTCAACTGTCCATCTCTGACTGCAATGAAATGGTGGCCAGGAGGAT TGGCTAAGTCATGCACACATGTTATTCTTACGGCCCAGCTGATTGTCAAAGGAAAAACATATGGTCCTCATTGCTTTATTGTTCAAGTGCGAAGTCTTGAGACTCATCAGCCTCTACCAG GTATGACACTTGGTGACATTGGAAGAAAGTCATCATTTGATGCCATTGGGAATGGTTTCCTGATTATGGATCATGTTCGTATTCCTCGTCTTAACATGTTGATGAAGTATGCTGAG GTTACTCCTAATGGTGAGTACAAGCGACTAGGCAATCCTAAGGTTACTTATGGGAGTATGATACTTGTCAGAACTAAAATTGTAGAAGCTGCATCCTATGAAATTGCCAAAGCCATCACCGTGGCAACAAGATACAGTGTCATCCGCAGACAAGGTTCAATAGAGAAGAA TGGTCCTGAGGTTCCAATTTTAGATTATCAGACTCAACAACACAAACTGTTCCCTGGCATTGCTGCTGCATATGCCTTCAAGTTTGTCAGCCTTCAACTCAAGCCACTCTATCAAGAGAATGAGAAAAATCTCCAAAAGCTGAATTTTAGTCTTCTTCCAGAG CTTCATGCTCTGGCTTCTGGTTTAAAGGCCCTTACAACAAGAGAAGCAACACTTCACATTGAGTCCTGTCGCTTTGCCTGTGGGGGTCATGGTGTAATGTTACAGAGCGGGTTGCCTGACATGTACAATAAGTTTTCAGCAGCCTGTACCTATGAAGGCGAGAACACTGTTTTACTTCTGCAGGTTGCAGG GTTCCTGATGAAGACTCTAAGTAAAGCTCAGACAGGGGAATCCATCCAAGGACTTGGTGCTTATCTCACAGAGGAACCAAAGAATAGCTGGTCATGTGACCAACCAGACCAATCACTCAATGCGCATCTTATTTTAGACGCCTACAAGCATAGAGCCCAGTG GTTAACTCATAAGGCAGGAGAGCAGCTAGCTCAAATGATGGGGCAAGGACTATCTCAACAACAAGCCTGGAACAAATCTAGTATTGATCTAGTCAAAGCTTCTCAT GCTCACACTCAATATTTCATAGTGAAGTGTTTCTTTGAAGGTGTTCAGCATGTTGAGGTATCACATGACACATCAACTATACTCAATACTCTGAGCTTTCTCTATGCCATCTATCATATGGAACAAAACTCTGGAGAATTTATTGct GATGGATACATGACCAATGATCAACTGAGTTGGCTGCATTGTCACTACCTTGAACTCCTTGCTGTAATCAG acCTAATGCTGTAGCCTTGGTTGATGCTTTTGATATCCGTGATGAGTTCTTGCAGTCTACTCTGGGGTCCTATGACGGTAACGTCTATCAACGGATGTATGAGTATGCAAAGACCAGCCCCCGAAATAGAACAGAA GTACATGAGACCTACTACAAGTACATAAGACCGCTACTCAAAGGAATGATTGCCAAACTATGA